TGGTCGAAGCAGTCATGGGTCGTCTCTCCTCGGGGAAGCGGGGGTCTGGTTGAGCCCTCAACCAGACCGTAGCGGAAAAAGATTGAGCGCTCAACTAGGGGTAGGATGTGTGACATGTCCGAACCGCGATGGCTCAGCGCAGAGGAGCAGCGCGTGTGGCGCGAGTTCTCGATCGCCGTCACGATGCTGCGTGGCCACGTGGAAACCCAGCTCCAGCGCGACGCCGGCATGCCGCACACCTACTACGAGGTGCTCGTCGTGCTGTCCGAGGCGCCCGGGCGCACCCTGCGCATGAGCGAGCTCGCCGAGAAGTGCCATTCCTCACGCAGCCGCCTCTCGCACGCGGTCGCCCGGCTGGAGGCCAACGGCTGGGTGCGCCGCGACAGCTGCGGCACCGACAAGCGCGGCTCCTTCGCCCGGCTGACCGATCGCGGCTTCGCCGCGCTGCAAGCCGCGGCCCCCGGACACGTGGAGGCGGTCCGTGAGGCGTTGTTCGATGCGCTCACGTCCGACCAGGTCCGCGCGCTGGGCGAGATAGCCGAGGCGATCCAGCACAAGCTCACGCCGCGGTGCGCCGCGGCCATGGCCGCCCTGGAGGAGCCGCTGGACGAGCGGGTCTGATCTCCCGCGGCGGCGGGTTGGGCGCGCCGCGTCACCGGATCGTCGTAGCGGGTGGATAGGCTGCGTCCAGCACACCCGACCCCGCAGCCCCAGGTGAACGCCGAGAACGATGGACATGCCCGCCGAAACCGCCATCCCGACGATCCGATGCTGAACATCTTCGCGCGAGCGTCCGTCTCGCGAGCCCTGGACCCGCTCGGTCACGCGCTGGTGCGGGCCGGCCTGACCCCGAACGCGATGACCGCCATCGGCACGGCCGGGGCGATCGTGTCCGCCCTGGTGTTCTTCCCGAACGGGATGCTGCTGGCCGGCACGTTCACCGTGTGGGGTTTCGCGATGCTCGACCTGCTCGACGGCGCGATGGCCCGCGCCCGCGGGTACGGCACCCCGTTCGGCGCAACTCTCGACGCGACCTGCGACCGGCTCGCCGACGGCGCGTTGTTCAGCGGCATCGCCTGGTGGTGCTTCGCGGTCGAGCACAACCTGCGCGCGGCCGCTGCGTGCCTCATCTGCCTGGTGCTGGCCCAGGTCATCTCCTACATCAAGGCCCGCGCCGAGGCCGAGGGCCTCGCCGCCGACGGCGGGCTGGTCGAGCGCGCCGAGCGGCTGATCATCGCGCTCGTCGGCACCGGGCTGGAAGGGTTCGGCGTGCCGTTCGCGGTCGAGGGCACGCTGTGGCTGCTCGCGGCCGGCTCGATCGTCACCACGGTCCAGCGGATGCTGGCCGTGGCCGCCTCCGCACGGGAGGCGGGCTGATGGGCCGGTTCGGCGAGCGGATGGCGGACCTGGGGTACGCCGCGGGCTGGACCGTGGTGAGCCGGTTGCCGGTCCCGGTGGCCCGGTCCGGGTTCGCGCTGGCCGCCGATTTCGCCGCGTGGCGCAAGGGCCCCGGGGTGCGGCAGCTGCGCCGCAACCTGGCTCGCGTGGTGCCGCAGGCCGGCGAGACCGAGCTCGACGAGCTGACCCGCCAGGCCGTGCGCTCCTACGCCCGCTACTGGCACGAGGCGTTCCGGCTGCCCAGCCTGGATCCCGCGCGGATCCGGTCGCGGGTCGAGGCGACGATCAGCGGCGTGGAGAACCTCGACGCCGCGCTCGCCGAAGGCAACGGTGCGGTGGTCGCGCTGCCGCACAGCGGGAACTGGGACGTGCCGGGCATCTGGGCGGTCGGCCGGTACGGCCCGTTCACCACCGTGGTCGAGCGCCTCAAGCCGGAGTCGCTGTTCCAGCGGTTCGTGGCCTACCGCGAGTCCCTGGGCTTCGAGATCCTCTCCGCCGACGGCGGCACCGGCTCGTTCCGGTTGCTGCTGCAGCGGTTGCGGGAGAACCGGGTGGTCTGCCTGATCGCCGACCGGGACCTCTCCGGCGGCGGCGTGCCCGTGTCGTTCTTCGGCGAGAAGACGAGCATGCCGGCCGGCCCGGCGCGGCTGGCCGCGAGCACCGGCGCCGCGCTGCTGCCGGTGGGCAGCTGGTTCACCGAGGACGGCTGGGGCATCCGGATCCACCCGCGGATCCGCGTCACGCACCGCACCGAGGTGCCCGCCGCGACCCAGGCGCTGGCCGACATCTTCGCCGGCGACATCGCGGCCCACCCCGCGGACTGGCACATGATGCAGAAGCTGTGGACCGCCGACGCCGGGGAGGACGGCGTTCCGGCGCGGGAGGAAGCGGCGTGAAGGTCGGGATCGTCTGCCCGTACTCCTTCGACGTCCCCGGCGGCGTCCAAGGGCACGTCACGGACCTGGCGCGCGCGCTGCTGGCGCGCGGGCACCAGGTGTCGGTGCTGGCACCCGCCGACGACGACGCAGACCTGCCGGACTTCGTGCAGCCCGCGGGCAAGGCGCTCGGCATCCCCTACAACGGCTCGGTGGCGCGGCTCCAGTTCGGGCCGGTCTCCTACGCCCGGGTGCGGCGCTGGCTGCGGGAGGGTGCGTTCGACGTGCTGCACCTGCACGAGCCCGCCGCGCCCAGCCTGTCGCTGCTCGCGCTGACGGTCGCCGACGGGCCGATCGTCGCCACGTTCCACACCTCCACGCCGCGCTCGCGGACGCTGTCGGCGTTCCAGCCGGTGCTGCGCCCGCTGCTGGAGAAGATCACCGCGCGGATCGCGGTGTCGGCGCTGGCGCGGCGCGTGCAGGTCGAGCACGCCGGCGGGGACGCGGTGGAGATCCCGAACGGCGTGGACGTCGAGTTCTTCTCGCGCGCGCGACCGCTGGACGGCTATCCGCGGGCCGGCGGCACGATCGGGTTCGTCGGCCGGTTCACCGAGCCGCGCAAGGGCATGGACGTCCTGCTCGACGCCGCCCGCCGCCTGCTGCCGGAGTTCGGGGACCTGCGGCTGCTCGTCGTCGGGCGCGGCGAGCCCGAGGTGCTGCACCGGATGGCCGGACCGGAACTCGCCCCGCACCTGGAGCTGCTCGGTCAGGTCGACGACGCCACCAAGGCTCGGGCGCTGCGCAGCGTGGACGTCTACTGCGCGCCGAACACCGGCGGCGAGAGCTTCGGCATGATCCTCACCGAGGCGATGGCCGCCGGCACCGCTGTCGCGGCCAGCAACCTCGACTCGTTCCGCCGGGTGCTCGACGACGGCCGGGCGGGCGCGTTGTTCCCGACCGGGGACGGCGCGGCGCTCGCCGCGTGCCTGCGCGAGCTGCTCGGCGATCCGGCGCGGCGGACGTCGCTCGCGGCGGCGGCGGGGGAGCGGGTGGCGATCTTCGACTGGCCGGTCGTGGTGACGCAGGTGCTGCGGGTGTACGAGACCGCGATCGCCGCCGATCCGCGCCGGGTCAGTGCGCGGGAGGCGCCGCTGTGAACGTCTTCGTGCTGGTCGTCACGATCGTCGCGGCGGTGGTCGTGCTCGGCGGCCTGTTCCTCGTCGCCACCGCGAACCGGCTGGACCGCCTGCACGTCCGGCTCGATGCGGGGTGGGCGGCGCTGGACGCGGCGCTCGCCCGGCGGGCGGTGGTGGCGCGGGCGGTGGCCGCGGTCGACGGGGCCGCACCGGGCCTGCGGGAGGCGGCCGACCTCGCGGAGAAGGCCCCCCGCGCGGAACGGGAGGTTGCGGAGAACGAGCTCACGCGCCTGCTCGCGACGATCGACCGCACGCGGCTGCCCGCCCAGCTGGCCGGGGAACTCACCGACGCCGAGCACCGCGTGGTCATCGCGCGCCGCGTGCACAACGACGCGGTGCGGGACACGCTGGCGCTGCGCCGGCGGCGGAAGGTGCGGTACTTCAAGCTCGCCGGCACCGCGCCGCGGCCGGAGTACTTCGAGATCGCCGAACCGCCGCTGCCCGGCGCCTAGGATCGGGGCATGGCTTCCGAAACCGACCCGGCGTGCGCGGTGGCGCACGGCGCCGGCGGCCCGGTGACGGAGACCCGCACGCTGGTGGCGGTGTTCTCCTCGCCGGTCGCGGAGTTCCTGCTGCGCTACGGCCAGGACCTCGGCTACCGCGCGGTGCTGTTCGATCCGGACGAGACCCGGACCGCCGGGGTCCCGGGTGCGGAGGCGACGGCCGTGCTGCCGGACCTGGACGCGGACACGGACGTCGTGGTGACCGACCACCACCGGGCCGAGCTCGGCCCGGTGCTGCGCGACGTCCTCGCGCAGCCGGTGCGATGGGCCGGCGTGATGGGGAATCCGCGGCACGAGGGCCCGCACGTCGCGGCGCTGCGCGCGCTGGGCGTGGCCGAGGCGGACATCGCGCGGGTGCACCGGCCGATCGGCCTCGACATCGGCTCCCGCCGCCCGGCCGAGATCGCGATCGCCGCGCTGGCCGGGCTGATCGCCGACCGCAACGGCCGCCCCGGGGGCTTCTTCCCCCGCTGAGCGCGGGCCGGGGCGCGTGGGTGCACCCGGCGTCCCGCTAGCCGCGCGCGGCACGCACCGCGGCGCCGGCTGCGTCCAGATCCAGGTCGACGGTCACGACCGAACCGTCACCGTCGGTGCGCCCGCGTTCGTCGATCGCGAGGCCGATCAGGGCGAGGTCAGCGGCACGATCGCGCAGCATCCACTGCTGCGGGGTTTCCGCACCCGCCTCCGCACCCGCCGGTTCCGTCTCGTCCCGGCGCCACGCGGCCACCGCTGCCGCCGCGAGCTCCCGCGGCAGCCGCACGGTGATGCGCTGCTCCCCGATCGCCGTGCTGATCGCCGCGCCGATGGCGGCGAGCACCTCGGCGTCCTGCCCGTAGCGCGCGTACTCGCTGGTCATGATCACGAGCTTACGTGCGGCACCCGCGTCCGGTCAGGCGTGCGCCGCGGCCAGGTTCTCCGGCAGCGGGTCGTATCGCGCGTGCCGGCGGGTGAACAGCGCCGTGCCGGAGCTCAGCGAGCGCAGCTCCGTGGCGTACCGCAACAGCTCGGTCGCGGGCACCTCGGCCCGGATCACGCTGCGGCCCTGGCCCACCGACTCGGTGCCGAGCACCCGTCCGCGCCGCGACGACAGGTCGCCCAGCACCGCGCCCAGGTACTCGTCGGGCACGCGGACGTCCACCTCGTCGAGCGGTTCGAGCAGCACCACCCGCCCGTTCGCGGCCGCGTCCTTGAGCGCCAGCGCCCCGGCGGTCTGGAACGCCGCGTCCGAGGAGTCCACGCTGTGCGCCTTGCCGTCGACCAGCGTGACGCGCACGTCGACCACCGGGTGGCCGGTCACCAGCCCGCGGTGCAGCTGCGCCCGCACCCCCTTCTCCACACTCGGGATGAACTGGTTCGGGATGGCGCCGCCGACGATGCGGTCGACGAACTCGAACCCGGTGCCGCGCGGCAGCGGCTCGACCTCGATGTCGCACACCGCGTACTGGCCGTGCCCGCCGGACTGCTTCACGTGCCGCCCGTGCCCCTTGGCCGGGGCGGCGAACGTCTCGCGCAGGCTGACCTTGACCGGTTCGGTGTCCACCTCGGCACCCCCGGCGCGCAGCCGCGACAGCACCACGTCGGCGTGCGCCTCGCCCATGCACCACAGGACCAGCTGACCGGTCTCGGCGTTGCGTTCCAGCCGCAGCGTCGGGTCCCCGGCGACCAGCCGGGACAAGTTGCGCGCCAGCGCGTCCTCGTCGCTGCGGTTGCGGGCCACCACGGCGACCGGCAGCAGCGGTTCGGGCATCGGCCACGGGCGCATCAGCAGTGGGTGGTCGGGGGCCGAGACGGTGTCACCGGTCTCGGCCGAGCCGACCTTGGTCAGCGCGCACAGATCTCCGGCCACGCAGTAGGGCACCTCGCGCAGGTTCGCGCCCAGCGGGGAGTACAGGTGGGCCACCCGCTCGTCGGTGTCGTGGTCGGAGTGGCCGCGTTCGGCCATGCCGTGCCCGGACACGTGCACCGGCCGTTCCGGCCGCAGCGTCCCGGAGAACACCCGCACCAGCGACACGCGCCCGACGTAGGAGTCCACGGCGGTGCGCACCACTTCGGCGGCCAGTGGCCCGTCCGGATCGGTGCTCAGCGCCGGGTGCGGCGCGCCGTCCGGCCCGGTGACCGGCGGCAGCGTGTGCTCCAGCGGTGACGGGAACGCCCGGACGATGCCGTCGAGGACCTCGGCCAGGCCCACCCCGGTGGTGGCGCACACCGGGATGACCGGGTGGAACGAGCCGCGTGCCACCGCGGTCTCCAGGTCGGCGATCAGCGTCTCCTCGCTGATCTCCTCGCCCGCGAGGTAGCGGTCCATGAGGGTCTCGTCCTCGCTCTCGGCGATGATGCCCTCGATCAGCTCGTTGCGTGCCTCGGTCAGCCGCTCCAGGTCGGCCGGCGCGGGGTCGCCCAGCCTCGGCGGATAGCCCTGCGAGTAGTCGTAGAGGCGGCGGGTGATCAGCCCGACCAGACCCGGCTCCGGGCCGGTGGCCGGCAGGTACAGCGGCAGCACGCCCGCGCCGAACGCGTCCTGGCACGCGGCGATCTCGTCCTCGGGGTCGGCGCGGTGGTGGTCCAGCCGGGAGATCACGACCGCGCGCGGCATGCCCACCGCGGCGCACTCCTCCCAGATCGCCACCGTGGCGGGGTCGACGCCCTCGAACGCGCTGACCACGAACAGCGCGGCATCGGCGGCGCGCAACCCGGCCCGCAGCTCGCCCACGAAGTCGGCGTAACCCGGGGTGTCGATCAGGTTGATCTTGTGGTCCTGGTGCAGGACCGGTGCGACCGACAGCCCCACCGAGCGCTGCTGGCGCACCGCCGCCGGGTCGTGGTCGCAGACGGTGGTGCCCTCCACGACGGAACCGGCCCTGGCCACGGTGCCGGACACCGCGAGCAGGGCCTCGGTGAGGGTGGTCTTGCCGGAACCCGAGGGACCCACCAGGACCACGTTGCGGACCTTGACCGGGTCGTCCACAGCGACCGCGGCTCCGGCATCGACGGTGCGGGCTTGTTTGTCGGCCATGGCGCGCTCCCCGGGACGACAGCAGCAGGTGTGTCCTCGATCACACACCCGGCGGGCATGGTCCGGCAACCCCGGCCGGTCAGGTTGCGCCTGCGGGGCGAAAGTGGACTGCTGGAATCGCGGCGAACTGGCCTGGGGGAGCGGTCCACCAGAACCTAGACTCGACCGTGCACCCCTTCGTGTTTCGTGAAAGGCGTCCCGTCGTGTCCGAAGTTGAATCCCGCAGTTCCGCCACGCCCGAGCGGGGCACCGCGCGCGTCAAGCGCGGCATGGCCGAGATGCTCAAGGGCGGCGTGATCATGGACGTCGTCACCCCCGAGCAGGCGAAGATCGCCGAGGACGCCGGTGCGGTGGCCGTGATGGCGCTGGAGCGCGTGCCCGCCGACATCCGCGCCCAGGGCGGGGTGGCGCGGATGAGCGACCCGGACCTCATCGAGGGCATCATCTCCACGGTGTCCATCCCGGTGATGGCCAAGGCCCGGATCGGGCACTTCGTCGAGGCGCAGGTACTCCAGTCGCTCGGGGTGGACTACATCGACGAGTCCGAGGTGCTCACCCCGGCCGACTACGCCAACCACATCGACAAGTGGGCGTTCACCGTGCCGTTCGTGTGCGGGGCGACCAACCTGGGCGAGGCGCTGCGCCGCATCAACGAGGGCGCGGCGATGATCCGCTCCAAGGGTGAGGCCGGCACCGGCGACGTGTCGAACGCGACCACCCACATGCGCAAGATCCGCGCGGAGATCCGGCGGCTGACGGCGCTGCCCGAGGACGAGCTGTACGTGGCGGCCAAGGAGATGCAGGCGCCCTACGAGCTGGTGCGCGAGGTGGCCGAGCGCGGGAAGCTGCCGGTCGTGCTGTTCACCGCCGGAGGCATCGCGACCCCCGCCGACGCGGCGATGATGATGCAGCTGGGGGCCGAGGGCGTGTTCGTCGGATCCGGGATCTTCAAGTCCGGTGACCCGGCCAGGCGTGCGGAGGCCATCGTCAAGGCCACCACGTTCCACGACGACCCGGACGTCATCGCGAAGGTCTCCCGCGGCCTCGGCGAGGCCATGGTCGGCATCAACGTCGACGACGTGCCCGAGCCGCACCGCCTCGCCGAACGCGGCTGGTAGCTCCAGCTCGCCCGGCCCGCTCCGCCGCGCCCGGGCCGAATACCGTCAGCACGATGTGTTCCAGGAGGTCAGGGTGTCCGCGGTACCGGTGATCGGCGTGCTCGCGCTGCAGGGAGACGTGCGGGAGCACGCCGCCATGGTGGCGCGCGCCGGCGGGCACGCCGTCACCGTCCGCCGGGCGTCCGAGCTGGACGCCGTCGACGGGCTCGTCCTGCCCGGCGGCGAGTCCACCACCGTGTCCCGCCTGCTCGACACCTTCGACCTGCTCGAACCGCTGCGCCGGCGGCTCGACGGCGGCATGCCGGCGTTCGGGTCGTGCGCGGGCATGATCCTCCTCGCGAAACAGGCCCTGGACGGGCGGCCGGACCAGCACCAGCTCGGCGCACTCGACGTGATCGTCCGGCGCAACGCCTTCGGCCGCCAGGTCGACTCCTTCGAGGAG
The sequence above is a segment of the Amycolatopsis viridis genome. Coding sequences within it:
- a CDS encoding MarR family winged helix-turn-helix transcriptional regulator; translated protein: MSEPRWLSAEEQRVWREFSIAVTMLRGHVETQLQRDAGMPHTYYEVLVVLSEAPGRTLRMSELAEKCHSSRSRLSHAVARLEANGWVRRDSCGTDKRGSFARLTDRGFAALQAAAPGHVEAVREALFDALTSDQVRALGEIAEAIQHKLTPRCAAAMAALEEPLDERV
- the pgsA gene encoding phosphatidylinositol phosphate synthase produces the protein MLNIFARASVSRALDPLGHALVRAGLTPNAMTAIGTAGAIVSALVFFPNGMLLAGTFTVWGFAMLDLLDGAMARARGYGTPFGATLDATCDRLADGALFSGIAWWCFAVEHNLRAAAACLICLVLAQVISYIKARAEAEGLAADGGLVERAERLIIALVGTGLEGFGVPFAVEGTLWLLAAGSIVTTVQRMLAVAASAREAG
- a CDS encoding phosphatidylinositol mannoside acyltransferase, whose amino-acid sequence is MGRFGERMADLGYAAGWTVVSRLPVPVARSGFALAADFAAWRKGPGVRQLRRNLARVVPQAGETELDELTRQAVRSYARYWHEAFRLPSLDPARIRSRVEATISGVENLDAALAEGNGAVVALPHSGNWDVPGIWAVGRYGPFTTVVERLKPESLFQRFVAYRESLGFEILSADGGTGSFRLLLQRLRENRVVCLIADRDLSGGGVPVSFFGEKTSMPAGPARLAASTGAALLPVGSWFTEDGWGIRIHPRIRVTHRTEVPAATQALADIFAGDIAAHPADWHMMQKLWTADAGEDGVPAREEAA
- a CDS encoding glycosyltransferase family 4 protein; amino-acid sequence: MKVGIVCPYSFDVPGGVQGHVTDLARALLARGHQVSVLAPADDDADLPDFVQPAGKALGIPYNGSVARLQFGPVSYARVRRWLREGAFDVLHLHEPAAPSLSLLALTVADGPIVATFHTSTPRSRTLSAFQPVLRPLLEKITARIAVSALARRVQVEHAGGDAVEIPNGVDVEFFSRARPLDGYPRAGGTIGFVGRFTEPRKGMDVLLDAARRLLPEFGDLRLLVVGRGEPEVLHRMAGPELAPHLELLGQVDDATKARALRSVDVYCAPNTGGESFGMILTEAMAAGTAVAASNLDSFRRVLDDGRAGALFPTGDGAALAACLRELLGDPARRTSLAAAAGERVAIFDWPVVVTQVLRVYETAIAADPRRVSAREAPL
- a CDS encoding NUDIX hydrolase, whose protein sequence is MNVFVLVVTIVAAVVVLGGLFLVATANRLDRLHVRLDAGWAALDAALARRAVVARAVAAVDGAAPGLREAADLAEKAPRAEREVAENELTRLLATIDRTRLPAQLAGELTDAEHRVVIARRVHNDAVRDTLALRRRRKVRYFKLAGTAPRPEYFEIAEPPLPGA
- a CDS encoding XdhC family protein, with the protein product MASETDPACAVAHGAGGPVTETRTLVAVFSSPVAEFLLRYGQDLGYRAVLFDPDETRTAGVPGAEATAVLPDLDADTDVVVTDHHRAELGPVLRDVLAQPVRWAGVMGNPRHEGPHVAALRALGVAEADIARVHRPIGLDIGSRRPAEIAIAALAGLIADRNGRPGGFFPR
- a CDS encoding elongation factor G-like protein EF-G2, which translates into the protein MADKQARTVDAGAAVAVDDPVKVRNVVLVGPSGSGKTTLTEALLAVSGTVARAGSVVEGTTVCDHDPAAVRQQRSVGLSVAPVLHQDHKINLIDTPGYADFVGELRAGLRAADAALFVVSAFEGVDPATVAIWEECAAVGMPRAVVISRLDHHRADPEDEIAACQDAFGAGVLPLYLPATGPEPGLVGLITRRLYDYSQGYPPRLGDPAPADLERLTEARNELIEGIIAESEDETLMDRYLAGEEISEETLIADLETAVARGSFHPVIPVCATTGVGLAEVLDGIVRAFPSPLEHTLPPVTGPDGAPHPALSTDPDGPLAAEVVRTAVDSYVGRVSLVRVFSGTLRPERPVHVSGHGMAERGHSDHDTDERVAHLYSPLGANLREVPYCVAGDLCALTKVGSAETGDTVSAPDHPLLMRPWPMPEPLLPVAVVARNRSDEDALARNLSRLVAGDPTLRLERNAETGQLVLWCMGEAHADVVLSRLRAGGAEVDTEPVKVSLRETFAAPAKGHGRHVKQSGGHGQYAVCDIEVEPLPRGTGFEFVDRIVGGAIPNQFIPSVEKGVRAQLHRGLVTGHPVVDVRVTLVDGKAHSVDSSDAAFQTAGALALKDAAANGRVVLLEPLDEVDVRVPDEYLGAVLGDLSSRRGRVLGTESVGQGRSVIRAEVPATELLRYATELRSLSSGTALFTRRHARYDPLPENLAAAHA
- the pdxS gene encoding pyridoxal 5'-phosphate synthase lyase subunit PdxS, with translation MSEVESRSSATPERGTARVKRGMAEMLKGGVIMDVVTPEQAKIAEDAGAVAVMALERVPADIRAQGGVARMSDPDLIEGIISTVSIPVMAKARIGHFVEAQVLQSLGVDYIDESEVLTPADYANHIDKWAFTVPFVCGATNLGEALRRINEGAAMIRSKGEAGTGDVSNATTHMRKIRAEIRRLTALPEDELYVAAKEMQAPYELVREVAERGKLPVVLFTAGGIATPADAAMMMQLGAEGVFVGSGIFKSGDPARRAEAIVKATTFHDDPDVIAKVSRGLGEAMVGINVDDVPEPHRLAERGW
- the pdxT gene encoding pyridoxal 5'-phosphate synthase glutaminase subunit PdxT, producing MSAVPVIGVLALQGDVREHAAMVARAGGHAVTVRRASELDAVDGLVLPGGESTTVSRLLDTFDLLEPLRRRLDGGMPAFGSCAGMILLAKQALDGRPDQHQLGALDVIVRRNAFGRQVDSFEEDVDFAGVAGGPLHAVFIRAPWVEKAGDDVEVLATVPATGSTGARIVAVRQGPVLATAFHPELTGDDRVHRLFVEMVRDAATTSETEER